A region of Arabidopsis thaliana chromosome 5, partial sequence DNA encodes the following proteins:
- a CDS encoding myosin: MCLLAEEAKADVIREQETARKAIEEAPQVIKENSEDTEKFNSLTSEVEALKASLQSEQQAAEDLRKALSLAEARNLELTTKLENVTRRVDQLCESESQEVLVKCISQNLGYDGGKPVAACVIYKCLLHWRSFEVERTNIFDRIVKIIASAIEVSDSYKVSDNNEVLAYWLSNSAMLVCVLQRTFRSSTMLSSKGLMSGVLVSYLDRQSQVVPKCPAMLFKKQLIDFLQKIYGMMRDNLKKEILPHLEYCKQAPWPFSNPKERIVHWQRIVGSLRSYLNIMKANNVSLRIR; the protein is encoded by the exons ATGTGCTTGCTagctgaagaagcaaaagctgATGTGATTAGAGAACAGGAGACTGCAAGGAAAGCTATTGAAGAAGCTCCTCAAGTCATTAAGGAGAATTCTGAGGATACTGAAAAATTCAATTCATTAACATCAGAGGTGGAAGCTCTAAAG GCTTCGCTCCAGTCTGAACAACAAGCAGCAGAAGACTTGAGAAAAGCTTTGTCCCTGGCAGAGGCTAGAAATTTGGAACTGACCacaaaacttgaaaatgtGACAAGAAGAGTAGATCAGCTTTGTGAATCG GAAAGCCAGGAAGTACTAGTGAAGTGCATCTCACAAAACCTTGGATATGATGGAGGCAAGCCTGTTGCTGCATGTGTCATTTACAAATGTCTCCTTCACTGGAGATCTTTTGAAGTCGAAAGAACCAACATCTTTGACCGTATCGTGAAAATAATAGCCTCCGCCATTGAA GTTTCAGATAGTTACAAGGTTTCAGATAATAACGAGGTTTTGGCGTATTGGTTATCTAATTCAGCCATGTTAGTTTGCGTACTGCAACGCACATTCAGAAGCTCTACAATGCTATCGTCCAAA GGATTGATGAGTGGTGTTCTAGTCTCTTATCTGGATAGACAAAGCCAAGTCGTACCAAAGTGCCCTGCAATGCTTTTCAAGAAGCAGCTTATTGATTTCCTCCAGAAGATTTATGGAATGATGAGAGATAATCTAAAGAAAGAGATCCTTCCTCACCTTGAGTATTGTAAACAG GCACCATGGCCATTCTCAAACCCAAAAGAACGGATTGTTCATTGGCAACGTATTGTGGGAAGCCTGAGAAGTTACCTAAATATAATGAAAGCAAACAATGTAAGTTTGAGGATCCGttag
- a CDS encoding uncharacterized protein (unknown protein; Has 0 Blast hits to 0 proteins in 0 species (source: NCBI BLink).), whose protein sequence is MEVFPMVTLDEGGSPCVGQDVFVALTAFVIGDVHYGWQIMDGTLWMMNHG, encoded by the exons ATGGAGGTTTTTCCTATGGTTACTCTAGACGAAGGAGGATCTCCTTGTGTTGGACAG GATGTGTTTGTAGCTCTTACGGCGTTTGTTATTGGTGATGTCCATTATGGATGGCAAATTATGGATGGCACATTATGGATGATGAATCATGGATGA
- a CDS encoding myosin has product MMDLEPFTEAVTRILQEALHAMCLLAEEAKADVIREQETARKAIEEAPQVIKENSEDTEKFNSLTSEVEALKASLQSERQAAEDLRNAFSEAEARNSELATNLENVTRRVDQLCESESQEVLVKCISQNLGYDGGKPVAACVIYKCLLHWRSFEVERTNIFDRIVKIIASAIEVSDSYKVSDNNEVLAYWLSNSAMLVCVLQRTFRSSTMLSSKGLMSGVLVSYLDRQSQVVPKCPAMLFKKQLIDFLQKIYGMMRDNLKKEILPHLEYCKQAPWPFSNPKERIVHWQRIVGSLRSYLNIMKANNVSLRIR; this is encoded by the exons ATGATG GACTTGGAACCTTTTACTGAGGCTGTTACTAGGATTCTTCAG GAGGCTTTGCACGCAATGTGCTTGCTagctgaagaagcaaaagctgATGTGATTAGAGAACAGGAGACTGCAAGGAAAGCTATTGAAGAAGCTCCTCAAGTCATTAAGGAGAATTCTGAGGATACTGAAAAATTCAATTCATTAACATCAGAGGTGGAAGCTCTAAAG gCTTCGCTTCAGTCTGAACGACAAGCAGCAGAAGACTTGAGAAATGCTTTCTCAGAGGCAGAGGCTCGAAATTCGGAGCTGGCCACAAATCTTGAAAATGTGACAAGAAGAGTAGATCAGCTTTGTGAATCG GAAAGCCAGGAAGTACTAGTGAAGTGCATCTCACAAAACCTTGGATATGATGGAGGCAAGCCTGTTGCTGCATGTGTCATTTACAAATGTCTCCTTCACTGGAGATCTTTTGAAGTCGAAAGAACCAACATCTTTGACCGTATCGTGAAAATAATAGCCTCCGCCATTGAA GTTTCAGATAGTTACAAGGTTTCAGATAATAACGAGGTTTTGGCGTATTGGTTATCTAATTCAGCCATGTTAGTTTGCGTACTGCAACGCACATTCAGAAGCTCTACAATGCTATCGTCCAAA GGATTGATGAGTGGTGTTCTAGTCTCTTATCTGGATAGACAAAGCCAAGTCGTACCAAAGTGCCCTGCAATGCTTTTCAAGAAGCAGCTTATTGATTTCCTCCAGAAGATTTATGGAATGATGAGAGATAATCTAAAGAAAGAGATCCTTCCTCACCTTGAGTATTGTAAACAG GCACCATGGCCATTCTCAAACCCAAAAGAACGGATTGTTCATTGGCAACGTATTGTGGGAAGCCTGAGAAGTTACCTAAATATAATGAAAGCAAACAATGTAAGTTTGAGGATCCGttag
- a CDS encoding myosin: MMDLEPFTEAVTRILQEALHAMCLLAEEAKADVIREQETARKAIEEAPQVIKENSEDTEKFNSLTSEVEALKASLQSERQAAEDLRNAFSEAEARNSELATNLENVTRRVDQLCESASLQSEQQAAEDLRKALSLAEARNLELTTKLENVTRRVDQLCESESQEVLVKCISQNLGYDGGKPVAACVIYKCLLHWRSFEVERTNIFDRIVKIIASAIEVSDSYKVSDNNEVLAYWLSNSAMLVCVLQRTFRSSTMLSSKGLMSGVLVSYLDRQSQVVPKCPAMLFKKQLIDFLQKIYGMMRDNLKKEILPHLEYCKQAPWPFSNPKERIVHWQRIVGSLRSYLNIMKANNVSLRIR, translated from the exons ATGATG GACTTGGAACCTTTTACTGAGGCTGTTACTAGGATTCTTCAG GAGGCTTTGCACGCAATGTGCTTGCTagctgaagaagcaaaagctgATGTGATTAGAGAACAGGAGACTGCAAGGAAAGCTATTGAAGAAGCTCCTCAAGTCATTAAGGAGAATTCTGAGGATACTGAAAAATTCAATTCATTAACATCAGAGGTGGAAGCTCTAAAG gCTTCGCTTCAGTCTGAACGACAAGCAGCAGAAGACTTGAGAAATGCTTTCTCAGAGGCAGAGGCTCGAAATTCGGAGCTGGCCACAAATCTTGAAAATGTGACAAGAAGAGTAGATCAGCTTTGTGAATCG GCTTCGCTCCAGTCTGAACAACAAGCAGCAGAAGACTTGAGAAAAGCTTTGTCCCTGGCAGAGGCTAGAAATTTGGAACTGACCacaaaacttgaaaatgtGACAAGAAGAGTAGATCAGCTTTGTGAATCG GAAAGCCAGGAAGTACTAGTGAAGTGCATCTCACAAAACCTTGGATATGATGGAGGCAAGCCTGTTGCTGCATGTGTCATTTACAAATGTCTCCTTCACTGGAGATCTTTTGAAGTCGAAAGAACCAACATCTTTGACCGTATCGTGAAAATAATAGCCTCCGCCATTGAA GTTTCAGATAGTTACAAGGTTTCAGATAATAACGAGGTTTTGGCGTATTGGTTATCTAATTCAGCCATGTTAGTTTGCGTACTGCAACGCACATTCAGAAGCTCTACAATGCTATCGTCCAAA GGATTGATGAGTGGTGTTCTAGTCTCTTATCTGGATAGACAAAGCCAAGTCGTACCAAAGTGCCCTGCAATGCTTTTCAAGAAGCAGCTTATTGATTTCCTCCAGAAGATTTATGGAATGATGAGAGATAATCTAAAGAAAGAGATCCTTCCTCACCTTGAGTATTGTAAACAG GCACCATGGCCATTCTCAAACCCAAAAGAACGGATTGTTCATTGGCAACGTATTGTGGGAAGCCTGAGAAGTTACCTAAATATAATGAAAGCAAACAATGTAAGTTTGAGGATCCGttag
- a CDS encoding myosin yields MCLLAEEAKADVIREQETARKAIEEAPQVIKENSEDTEKFNSLTSEVEALKASLQSERQAAEDLRNAFSEAEARNSELATNLENVTRRVDQLCESASLQSEQQAAEDLRKALSLAEARNLELTTKLENVTRRVDQLCESESQEVLVKCISQNLGYDGGKPVAACVIYKCLLHWRSFEVERTNIFDRIVKIIASAIEVSDSYKVSDNNEVLAYWLSNSAMLVCVLQRTFRSSTMLSSKVRSCKSNLYKNIIFLNIYLLQFLYNVVSSLQSK; encoded by the exons ATGTGCTTGCTagctgaagaagcaaaagctgATGTGATTAGAGAACAGGAGACTGCAAGGAAAGCTATTGAAGAAGCTCCTCAAGTCATTAAGGAGAATTCTGAGGATACTGAAAAATTCAATTCATTAACATCAGAGGTGGAAGCTCTAAAG gCTTCGCTTCAGTCTGAACGACAAGCAGCAGAAGACTTGAGAAATGCTTTCTCAGAGGCAGAGGCTCGAAATTCGGAGCTGGCCACAAATCTTGAAAATGTGACAAGAAGAGTAGATCAGCTTTGTGAATCG GCTTCGCTCCAGTCTGAACAACAAGCAGCAGAAGACTTGAGAAAAGCTTTGTCCCTGGCAGAGGCTAGAAATTTGGAACTGACCacaaaacttgaaaatgtGACAAGAAGAGTAGATCAGCTTTGTGAATCG GAAAGCCAGGAAGTACTAGTGAAGTGCATCTCACAAAACCTTGGATATGATGGAGGCAAGCCTGTTGCTGCATGTGTCATTTACAAATGTCTCCTTCACTGGAGATCTTTTGAAGTCGAAAGAACCAACATCTTTGACCGTATCGTGAAAATAATAGCCTCCGCCATTGAA GTTTCAGATAGTTACAAGGTTTCAGATAATAACGAGGTTTTGGCGTATTGGTTATCTAATTCAGCCATGTTAGTTTGCGTACTGCAACGCACATTCAGAAGCTCTACAATGCTATCGTCCAAAGTAAGAAGCTGCAAatctaatttatataaaaatattatcttccTTAACATTTATTTGCTTCAATTCCTGTATAATGTTGTGTCTTCTTTACAATCCAAATAG
- a CDS encoding myosin (FUNCTIONS IN: molecular_function unknown; INVOLVED IN: biological_process unknown; LOCATED IN: cellular_component unknown; EXPRESSED IN: 17 plant structures; EXPRESSED DURING: 9 growth stages; CONTAINS InterPro DOMAIN/s: Dilute (InterPro:IPR002710); BEST Arabidopsis thaliana protein match is: myosin, putative (TAIR:AT5G20470.1).), which translates to MSQDLEPFTEAVTRILQEALHAMCLLAEEAKADVIREQETARKAIEEAPQVIKENSEDTEKFNSLTSEVEALKASLQSERQAAEDLRNAFSEAEARNSELATNLENVTRRVDQLCESESQEVLVKCISQNLGYDGGKPVAACVIYKCLLHWRSFEVERTNIFDRIVKIIASAIEVSDSYKVSDNNEVLAYWLSNSAMLVCVLQRTFRSSTMLSSKGLMSGVLVSYLDRQSQVVPKCPAMLFKKQLIDFLQKIYGMMRDNLKKEILPHLEYCKQAPWPFSNPKERIVHWQRIVGSLRSYLNIMKANNVSLRIR; encoded by the exons ATGTCACAGGACTTGGAACCTTTTACTGAGGCTGTTACTAGGATTCTTCAG GAGGCTTTGCACGCAATGTGCTTGCTagctgaagaagcaaaagctgATGTGATTAGAGAACAGGAGACTGCAAGGAAAGCTATTGAAGAAGCTCCTCAAGTCATTAAGGAGAATTCTGAGGATACTGAAAAATTCAATTCATTAACATCAGAGGTGGAAGCTCTAAAG gCTTCGCTTCAGTCTGAACGACAAGCAGCAGAAGACTTGAGAAATGCTTTCTCAGAGGCAGAGGCTCGAAATTCGGAGCTGGCCACAAATCTTGAAAATGTGACAAGAAGAGTAGATCAGCTTTGTGAATCG GAAAGCCAGGAAGTACTAGTGAAGTGCATCTCACAAAACCTTGGATATGATGGAGGCAAGCCTGTTGCTGCATGTGTCATTTACAAATGTCTCCTTCACTGGAGATCTTTTGAAGTCGAAAGAACCAACATCTTTGACCGTATCGTGAAAATAATAGCCTCCGCCATTGAA GTTTCAGATAGTTACAAGGTTTCAGATAATAACGAGGTTTTGGCGTATTGGTTATCTAATTCAGCCATGTTAGTTTGCGTACTGCAACGCACATTCAGAAGCTCTACAATGCTATCGTCCAAA GGATTGATGAGTGGTGTTCTAGTCTCTTATCTGGATAGACAAAGCCAAGTCGTACCAAAGTGCCCTGCAATGCTTTTCAAGAAGCAGCTTATTGATTTCCTCCAGAAGATTTATGGAATGATGAGAGATAATCTAAAGAAAGAGATCCTTCCTCACCTTGAGTATTGTAAACAG GCACCATGGCCATTCTCAAACCCAAAAGAACGGATTGTTCATTGGCAACGTATTGTGGGAAGCCTGAGAAGTTACCTAAATATAATGAAAGCAAACAATGTAAGTTTGAGGATCCGttag
- the HDK gene encoding myosin (myosin, putative; CONTAINS InterPro DOMAIN/s: Dil domain (InterPro:IPR018444), Dilute (InterPro:IPR002710); BEST Arabidopsis thaliana protein match is: Myosin family protein with Dil domain (TAIR:AT5G20490.2); Has 43606 Blast hits to 24266 proteins in 2175 species: Archae - 661; Bacteria - 6400; Metazoa - 22997; Fungi - 3265; Plants - 2573; Viruses - 146; Other Eukaryotes - 7564 (source: NCBI BLink).) has product MHQDMVLLVREPKPEFRLCLYIVFDFIQILIFFFCLMFIQTWLHSEQEAAKDLRKALSEAEARNLELATELETVTRKLDQLQESVQRFNEYLNMSLKMAARDTGALREAKDKLEKRVEELTLRLQLETRQRTDLEEAKTQEYAKQQEALQAMWLQVEEANAVVVREREAARKAIEEAPPVIKEIPVLVEDTEKINSLTSEVEALKAERQAAEHLEKAFSETEARNSELATELENATRKADQLHESVQRLEEKLSNSESEIQVLRQQALAISGETKTTPEDILVKCISQNLGYNGDMPVAACVIYKCLLHWRSFELERTSVFDRIIETIGSAVEVLEDNEVLAYWLSNLASLSLFLEQIINAARSASTNDINGKFGERKSTRKCCSDCTLGKYQEKPKHNGEYVKAGLAELEQWCIEATDEYAGSAWDELRHIRQAVGFLVTYQKPKMSLAVITSFFPVLSIQQLYRISTNYWDEKYGTHSVSSDVIANMRVMMTEDSNNAVSSSFLLDEDDSIPFTVGDITESMEQVNVNDIELPQLIRENSSFSFLLTRKEASPS; this is encoded by the exons ATGCATCAGGACATGGTTCTACTTGTACGGGAACCAAAACCTGAATTTCGGTTGTGCCTTTATATCGTGTTTGACTTTAttcaaatcttaatttttttcttttgtttgatgtttataCAGACTTGGCTTCATTCTGAACAAGAAGCAGCAAAAGACTTGAGAAAAGCTTTATCAGAGGCAGAGGCTAGAAATTTGGAGCTGGCAACAGAGCTTGAAACTGTTACCAGAAAATTAGATCAGCTTCAGGAATCGGTACAAAGGTTCAATGAATATTTGAATATGTCACTTAAGATG GCCGCACGAGACACAGGAGCCCTTAGAGAGGCGAAAGACAAACTTGAAAAGCGTGTTGAGGAATTAACATTGCGTTTACAACTAGAAACGCGACAGAGA ACCGACCtggaagaagcaaaaacacaAGAATATGCAAAACAACAGGAGGCTTTACAAGCAATGTGGTTGCAAGTTGAAGAAGCAAACGCTGTTGTGGTCAGAGAGAGGGAGGCTGCAAGGAAAGCTATTGAAGAAGCACCTCCAGTCATTAAGGAGATTCCGGTATTGGTTGAGGATACTGAAAAAATCAATTCATTAACATCAGAGGTGGAGGCTCTAAAG GCTGAACGACAAGCCGCAGAACATTTGGAAAAAGCTTTCTCTGAGACAGAAGCTAGAAATTCAGAGTTGGCGACAGAGCTTGAAAATGCTACAAGAAAAGCAGATCAGCTTCATGAATCAGTACAAAG ACTCGAAGAGAAGCTTTCGAATTCAGAGTCAGAGATTCAAGTACTCCGTCAACAGGCACTTGCTATTTCTGGAGAAACAAAGACTACACCG GAAGATATACTAGTCAAGTGTATTTCACAAAATCTTGGATACAATGGGGACATGCCTGTTGCTGCATGTGTCATATACAAATGTCTCCTTCACTGGAGATCATTTGAATTGGAAAGAACTAGCGTCTTTGACCGTATCATTGAAACAATAGGTTCAGCCGTTGAA GTGCTAGAAGACAATGAGGTTTTGGCGTATTGGTTATCTAATTTAGCCTCTTTATCATTGTTTCTGGAACAAATAATCAACGCAGCTAGATCAGCTA GCACCAATGACATCAACGGAAAGTTTGGTGAAAGGAAGAGCACACGCAAATGCTGCTCTGATTGCACATTGGGAAAGTATCAGGAAAAGCCTAAACA CAATGGGGAGTACGTTAAAGCTGGTTTGGCTGAATTAGAGCAGTGGTGTATAGAGGCTACGGATGAA TATGCTGGCTCAGCTTGGGATGAGTTAAGGCATATCAGGCAGGCTGTTGGCTTCCTG GTTACTTATCAAAAGCCAAAAATGAGCTTAGCCGTAATTACAAGTTTCTTTCCG GTGTTAAGTATACAGCAGCTATACAGAATCAGCACAAATTACTGGGATGAGAAATATGGCACTCATAGTGTTTCTTCAGAT GTTATTGCAAACATGAGGGTTATGATGACAGAGGACTCGAACAATGCCGTAAGCAGCTCCTTCCTTTTGGACGAGGACGATAG CATTCCATTCACGGTGGGGGATATAACAGAGTCAATGGAACAAGTGAATGTAAACGACATTGAACTTCCTCAGCTGATCCGCGAAAACTCAAGTTTCAGCTTCTTACTCACTCGTAAAGAAGCTAGTCCATCATAA
- a CDS encoding myosin (CONTAINS InterPro DOMAIN/s: Dilute (InterPro:IPR002710); BEST Arabidopsis thaliana protein match is: Myosin family protein with Dil domain (TAIR:AT5G20490.2); Has 1630 Blast hits to 1368 proteins in 340 species: Archae - 22; Bacteria - 344; Metazoa - 403; Fungi - 100; Plants - 359; Viruses - 3; Other Eukaryotes - 399 (source: NCBI BLink).) yields MCLLAEEAKADVIREQETARKAIEEAPQVIKENSEDTEKFNSLTSEVEALKASLQSERQAAEDLRNAFSEAEARNSELATNLENVTRRVDQLCESASLQSEQQAAEDLRKALSLAEARNLELTTKLENVTRRVDQLCESESQEVLVKCISQNLGYDGGKPVAACVIYKCLLHWRSFEVERTNIFDRIVKIIASAIEVSDSYKVSDNNEVLAYWLSNSAMLVCVLQRTFRSSTMLSSKGLMSGVLVSYLDRQSQVVPKCPAMLFKKQLIDFLQKIYGMMRDNLKKEILPHLEYCKQAPWPFSNPKERIVHWQRIVGSLRSYLNIMKANNVSLRIR; encoded by the exons ATGTGCTTGCTagctgaagaagcaaaagctgATGTGATTAGAGAACAGGAGACTGCAAGGAAAGCTATTGAAGAAGCTCCTCAAGTCATTAAGGAGAATTCTGAGGATACTGAAAAATTCAATTCATTAACATCAGAGGTGGAAGCTCTAAAG gCTTCGCTTCAGTCTGAACGACAAGCAGCAGAAGACTTGAGAAATGCTTTCTCAGAGGCAGAGGCTCGAAATTCGGAGCTGGCCACAAATCTTGAAAATGTGACAAGAAGAGTAGATCAGCTTTGTGAATCG GCTTCGCTCCAGTCTGAACAACAAGCAGCAGAAGACTTGAGAAAAGCTTTGTCCCTGGCAGAGGCTAGAAATTTGGAACTGACCacaaaacttgaaaatgtGACAAGAAGAGTAGATCAGCTTTGTGAATCG GAAAGCCAGGAAGTACTAGTGAAGTGCATCTCACAAAACCTTGGATATGATGGAGGCAAGCCTGTTGCTGCATGTGTCATTTACAAATGTCTCCTTCACTGGAGATCTTTTGAAGTCGAAAGAACCAACATCTTTGACCGTATCGTGAAAATAATAGCCTCCGCCATTGAA GTTTCAGATAGTTACAAGGTTTCAGATAATAACGAGGTTTTGGCGTATTGGTTATCTAATTCAGCCATGTTAGTTTGCGTACTGCAACGCACATTCAGAAGCTCTACAATGCTATCGTCCAAA GGATTGATGAGTGGTGTTCTAGTCTCTTATCTGGATAGACAAAGCCAAGTCGTACCAAAGTGCCCTGCAATGCTTTTCAAGAAGCAGCTTATTGATTTCCTCCAGAAGATTTATGGAATGATGAGAGATAATCTAAAGAAAGAGATCCTTCCTCACCTTGAGTATTGTAAACAG GCACCATGGCCATTCTCAAACCCAAAAGAACGGATTGTTCATTGGCAACGTATTGTGGGAAGCCTGAGAAGTTACCTAAATATAATGAAAGCAAACAATGTAAGTTTGAGGATCCGttag
- a CDS encoding myosin, translating into MSQDLEPFTEAVTRILQEALHAMCLLAEEAKADVIREQETARKAIEEAPQVIKENSEDTEKFNSLTSEVEALKASLQSERQAAEDLRNAFSEAEARNSELATNLENVTRRVDQLCESASLQSEQQAAEDLRKALSLAEARNLELTTKLENVTRRVDQLCESESQEVLVKCISQNLGYDGGKPVAACVIYKCLLHWRSFEVERTNIFDRIVKIIASAIEVSDSYKVSDNNEVLAYWLSNSAMLVCVLQRTFRSSTMLSSKGLMSGVLVSYLDRQSQVVPKCPAMLFKKQLIDFLQKIYGMMRDNLKKEILPHLEYCKQAPWPFSNPKERIVHWQRIVGSLRSYLNIMKANNVSLRIR; encoded by the exons ATGTCACAGGACTTGGAACCTTTTACTGAGGCTGTTACTAGGATTCTTCAG GAGGCTTTGCACGCAATGTGCTTGCTagctgaagaagcaaaagctgATGTGATTAGAGAACAGGAGACTGCAAGGAAAGCTATTGAAGAAGCTCCTCAAGTCATTAAGGAGAATTCTGAGGATACTGAAAAATTCAATTCATTAACATCAGAGGTGGAAGCTCTAAAG gCTTCGCTTCAGTCTGAACGACAAGCAGCAGAAGACTTGAGAAATGCTTTCTCAGAGGCAGAGGCTCGAAATTCGGAGCTGGCCACAAATCTTGAAAATGTGACAAGAAGAGTAGATCAGCTTTGTGAATCG GCTTCGCTCCAGTCTGAACAACAAGCAGCAGAAGACTTGAGAAAAGCTTTGTCCCTGGCAGAGGCTAGAAATTTGGAACTGACCacaaaacttgaaaatgtGACAAGAAGAGTAGATCAGCTTTGTGAATCG GAAAGCCAGGAAGTACTAGTGAAGTGCATCTCACAAAACCTTGGATATGATGGAGGCAAGCCTGTTGCTGCATGTGTCATTTACAAATGTCTCCTTCACTGGAGATCTTTTGAAGTCGAAAGAACCAACATCTTTGACCGTATCGTGAAAATAATAGCCTCCGCCATTGAA GTTTCAGATAGTTACAAGGTTTCAGATAATAACGAGGTTTTGGCGTATTGGTTATCTAATTCAGCCATGTTAGTTTGCGTACTGCAACGCACATTCAGAAGCTCTACAATGCTATCGTCCAAA GGATTGATGAGTGGTGTTCTAGTCTCTTATCTGGATAGACAAAGCCAAGTCGTACCAAAGTGCCCTGCAATGCTTTTCAAGAAGCAGCTTATTGATTTCCTCCAGAAGATTTATGGAATGATGAGAGATAATCTAAAGAAAGAGATCCTTCCTCACCTTGAGTATTGTAAACAG GCACCATGGCCATTCTCAAACCCAAAAGAACGGATTGTTCATTGGCAACGTATTGTGGGAAGCCTGAGAAGTTACCTAAATATAATGAAAGCAAACAATGTAAGTTTGAGGATCCGttag